The proteins below are encoded in one region of Aquisphaera giovannonii:
- a CDS encoding ABC transporter permease — protein sequence MPRLLAPGPVFLYESIAASRRWQAYALRALLVAGLLQSLWLAWFSAGADDTIHVGDLTRVLAEVGVAFYKGAAGILVALALLVAPAASAGSICVDRARGWLTHAFVTDLSDAEIVLGKLASRYLSAAGLVLTGLPVFLLVSLLGGIVPEALFVLAAVTLLVLLLGCSLSMAVSSRATKSHEVLLVVFGSWAVWIFGPTIWRPIAELIGYPLPPEWLDRLNPFFLVYAAYSPAWAPIGADLAIFAAACLGISAAAVLFTVRSLRGDAGRSPSLSRRIDAALDRARARLGSWWPAPSLDDNPVLWREWRINRPAWYARAIFALFALLLAVSMGVGLYEMAWLGNGWFEGTSNPFIEWVSVLAALLGLLLLGASAPTSLAEERLRGSLDLLMGTPLSTREIVMGKWRAAFARSFPFLLFTAAAGGFIAFTAPARPSMSYFYYGSAGETQVTIRDRCLAAVLPSTFLIAHAAAITSVGVLSATWIRRTGRAVAACVTTVVLFSAGWELFGQAALPTALAWLLSVYSYDDGGALRILSRSAAALGPLGGQMAPYRVLTGNVFDRGIASYGYDAPSDPGREAYWLCMLGTLSVILLFAAALLGLTLLTFNRCMGRMNEQRPLSLPRPPRRATRARASEP from the coding sequence ATGCCCCGACTCCTCGCGCCCGGCCCGGTGTTCCTGTACGAGTCGATCGCGGCCTCGCGGCGGTGGCAGGCCTATGCGCTGCGGGCCCTGCTGGTGGCGGGGCTGCTCCAGTCGCTCTGGCTCGCCTGGTTCTCGGCGGGGGCGGACGACACGATCCACGTCGGCGACCTGACCCGCGTGCTGGCCGAGGTCGGCGTGGCGTTCTACAAGGGGGCGGCCGGCATCCTGGTCGCGCTGGCCTTGCTGGTCGCGCCGGCGGCGTCGGCCGGGTCGATCTGCGTGGATCGGGCCCGGGGCTGGCTGACGCACGCCTTCGTGACCGACCTGTCGGACGCGGAGATCGTGCTCGGCAAGCTGGCCTCTCGCTACCTGTCGGCGGCGGGCCTCGTGCTGACCGGCCTCCCCGTCTTCCTGCTGGTCTCTCTGCTCGGGGGGATCGTGCCCGAGGCCCTCTTCGTCCTCGCGGCCGTGACCCTGCTGGTGCTGCTCCTCGGCTGCTCGCTCTCCATGGCGGTCTCGTCCCGGGCGACCAAGAGCCACGAGGTCCTCCTGGTCGTCTTCGGCTCCTGGGCCGTGTGGATCTTCGGGCCGACGATCTGGCGGCCGATCGCCGAGCTGATCGGCTACCCGCTCCCGCCCGAATGGCTGGATCGGCTCAATCCCTTCTTCCTCGTCTACGCTGCGTACTCGCCCGCGTGGGCCCCCATCGGTGCCGACCTGGCGATCTTCGCGGCGGCCTGCCTCGGCATCTCGGCGGCGGCCGTGCTGTTCACCGTCCGTTCCTTGCGCGGCGACGCGGGCCGTTCGCCGTCGCTCTCGCGTCGCATCGACGCCGCCCTGGACCGGGCCAGGGCTCGACTCGGCTCCTGGTGGCCGGCGCCGAGCCTCGACGACAATCCGGTCTTGTGGCGCGAATGGCGGATCAACCGGCCCGCGTGGTACGCCCGGGCCATCTTCGCCCTGTTCGCCCTGCTCTTGGCCGTCTCGATGGGCGTCGGCCTCTATGAGATGGCCTGGCTGGGGAACGGCTGGTTCGAGGGCACGTCGAACCCGTTCATCGAGTGGGTGAGCGTCCTGGCGGCGCTCCTCGGGCTCCTGCTGCTCGGCGCCTCGGCCCCGACCTCGCTGGCAGAGGAACGCCTGCGGGGCAGCCTCGACCTGCTCATGGGCACGCCGCTGAGCACGCGCGAGATCGTCATGGGGAAGTGGCGGGCGGCCTTCGCCCGCTCGTTCCCCTTCCTGCTCTTCACCGCCGCGGCCGGGGGCTTCATCGCGTTCACCGCGCCGGCCCGGCCTTCCATGAGCTACTTCTACTATGGCTCCGCCGGGGAGACCCAGGTCACCATCCGCGATCGATGCCTCGCGGCCGTCCTTCCTTCCACGTTCCTGATCGCCCATGCCGCGGCGATCACCAGCGTCGGCGTCCTTTCGGCGACCTGGATTCGCCGCACGGGCCGCGCGGTGGCCGCCTGCGTCACGACCGTCGTCCTGTTCTCCGCCGGATGGGAACTCTTCGGCCAGGCCGCCCTCCCCACAGCCCTGGCCTGGTTGCTGAGCGTCTACTCCTATGACGACGGGGGGGCGCTGCGGATCCTCTCCCGGTCGGCCGCGGCGCTCGGCCCGCTGGGCGGCCAGATGGCGCCGTATCGCGTCCTGACCGGCAATGTGTTCGACAGGGGCATCGCGTCCTACGGCTACGATGCGCCCTCGGATCCGGGCCGTGAGGCTTACTGGCTCTGCATGCTCGGGACGCTGTCGGTGATCCTCCTCTTCGCCGCGGCGCTGCTCGGGCTGACCCTCCTGACGTTCAACCGGTGCATGGGGCGGATGAACGAGCAGAGGCCCCTCTCCCTGCCGCGGCCGCCACGCCGCGCGACGCGTGCGAGGGCCTCGGAGCCATGA
- a CDS encoding Zn-dependent dipeptidase, microsomal dipeptidase, producing the protein MRLLDLRCHWALQYATASTQYDPEAYAEIPARLGRLDGYLTTVGAAVLPCGRKRSDWEGQPDPWQALRAMLARYEAEFSGRLLIGPEDVARWLAEPDDFLCWGMLGIDDLDALIRDESDLPHLNPLFDRGVRVFRPVADDWPGPLRRRFLQELAGLAKGGGPRPVLDLAGMRAEAAAEALAWLESDAAAGRLLLVHSHGEPSFDLGRFRALGGLLGVGVGKAFAATADELAGRIEAIAAIPFRGRPGFEGLAIATNFLEAEEVVEGLGNAEQVLAWLAGRFGGREAAMLAWGNAEPLFREAAGAPSPAPPPEGAPA; encoded by the coding sequence ATGCGACTCCTCGACCTCCGCTGCCACTGGGCCCTCCAGTACGCCACCGCGAGCACCCAGTACGATCCCGAAGCCTATGCGGAGATCCCCGCACGCCTGGGCCGGCTCGACGGCTACCTGACCACCGTCGGCGCCGCGGTCCTGCCGTGCGGGCGTAAGCGGTCCGACTGGGAGGGTCAGCCCGATCCCTGGCAGGCCCTGCGCGCGATGCTCGCCCGCTACGAGGCCGAGTTCTCCGGCCGGCTCCTGATCGGGCCGGAGGACGTCGCCCGCTGGCTCGCCGAGCCCGACGACTTTCTCTGCTGGGGCATGCTCGGGATCGACGACCTGGACGCCCTGATCCGGGACGAATCCGACTTGCCCCACCTCAACCCGCTGTTCGACCGCGGAGTCCGCGTCTTCCGGCCCGTCGCCGACGACTGGCCGGGCCCGCTCCGTCGACGATTCCTGCAGGAGTTGGCAGGGCTCGCGAAGGGGGGCGGGCCGAGGCCGGTCCTCGACCTCGCCGGGATGCGAGCCGAGGCGGCCGCCGAGGCGCTCGCCTGGCTCGAATCCGACGCGGCCGCCGGGCGGCTCCTCCTCGTCCATTCGCACGGCGAGCCGTCCTTCGATCTCGGACGCTTCCGCGCGCTGGGCGGCCTGCTCGGCGTGGGCGTCGGGAAGGCCTTCGCGGCGACGGCCGACGAGCTGGCGGGCCGGATCGAGGCCATCGCCGCCATCCCCTTCCGGGGCCGTCCCGGCTTCGAGGGGCTCGCGATCGCCACGAACTTCCTCGAGGCCGAGGAGGTCGTCGAGGGCCTCGGGAACGCCGAGCAGGTCCTCGCCTGGCTCGCCGGCCGATTCGGCGGCCGCGAGGCCGCGATGCTGGCATGGGGGAATGCCGAACCGCTCTTCCGGGAGGCGGCGGGGGCACCGTCCCCCGCGCCGCCTCCAGAAGGGGCCCCCGCCTAG
- a CDS encoding nitric-oxide reductase large subunit, with protein sequence MRYGRLWAALILVIGGSFAVLGYYGKELYQQAPPIPERVVTEGGRTLFTAADIRDGQNVWQSIGGQEVGSVWGHGAYVAPDWTADFLHREASLLLEGWARKEDHAAPAELGDERLAALRARLKKEMRTNTYDPATGTIRVSEERARAIEAVAGHYDALFGAEPGLHDLREAYAIPADSIPDPARRRQIAAFFWWAAWACGTDRPGAAVSYTNNWPSEELIDNRPSGQLIVWSVISFVALLAGIGALAWYFATQHGHEADHDAALPASDPLLALRATPSMQATLKYFWVVTALILAQIGMGVLTAHYGVEGTGFYGIPLAKWLPYSVTRTWHTQLAIFWIATAWLATGLFIAPAVSGREPRFQRLGVNFLFLCLLIIVVGSLLGQWMATRQRMGLEANFWFGHQGYEYVDLGRFWQLFLAVGLFLWLGLMTRAIWPALRIDSANRNLLALFLLASAAIPLFYTPGLMWHRHTHLSIAEYWRWWVVHLWVEGFFEVFATVVIAFLFTRMGLLRPATATSAVLFSTTIFLSGGIIGTFHHLYFTGTPLAVTSLGATFSALEVVPLVLIGFEAYENLTLTRARPWVRAYRWPIYFFVAVAFWNLVGAGLFGFFINPPIALYYMQGLNTTPVHGHTALFGVYGMLGIGLMLFCLKGLTIHRAWKTGSLAFAFWAINAGLALMVLMSLLPVGLLQTWASVEHGTWYARSAEFLQTPLMNRLRWMRVFGDTLFAAGAFALGWFVLGLKTGWSLESGPDAVATLSAEGRLDATEPAPSAR encoded by the coding sequence ATGCGTTATGGTCGGCTCTGGGCCGCGTTGATCCTGGTGATCGGCGGGTCCTTCGCGGTGCTCGGATATTACGGGAAGGAGCTCTATCAGCAGGCCCCGCCGATCCCGGAAAGGGTCGTCACGGAGGGGGGGCGGACGCTGTTCACGGCGGCGGACATCCGCGACGGGCAGAACGTCTGGCAGTCGATCGGCGGGCAGGAGGTCGGCAGCGTCTGGGGGCATGGCGCCTACGTCGCGCCGGACTGGACCGCGGATTTCCTGCACCGCGAGGCGTCCCTCCTGCTGGAGGGCTGGGCCCGGAAGGAAGACCACGCCGCCCCCGCGGAACTCGGCGACGAGCGGCTCGCGGCGCTCAGGGCGCGGCTCAAGAAGGAGATGCGGACCAACACGTACGACCCGGCGACGGGCACGATCCGGGTCTCCGAGGAGCGGGCCCGGGCCATCGAGGCGGTCGCGGGGCATTATGACGCCCTCTTCGGGGCCGAGCCCGGTCTCCACGATCTCCGCGAGGCGTACGCGATCCCGGCGGACTCGATCCCGGATCCCGCCCGCCGGCGTCAGATCGCGGCCTTCTTCTGGTGGGCCGCCTGGGCCTGCGGCACCGACCGGCCCGGCGCGGCGGTCTCGTACACGAACAACTGGCCGTCGGAGGAGCTGATCGACAACCGGCCCTCGGGGCAGCTCATCGTCTGGTCCGTGATCAGCTTCGTGGCGCTGCTCGCGGGCATCGGGGCGCTCGCCTGGTACTTCGCCACGCAGCACGGCCACGAGGCCGACCACGACGCGGCACTGCCGGCGTCCGACCCGCTGCTGGCCCTGCGGGCCACGCCGTCGATGCAGGCGACCCTCAAGTACTTCTGGGTGGTGACCGCCCTGATCCTGGCCCAGATCGGCATGGGGGTGCTGACGGCGCACTACGGCGTGGAAGGGACGGGCTTCTACGGCATCCCGCTGGCGAAGTGGCTCCCCTACTCGGTCACGCGGACGTGGCACACGCAGCTCGCCATCTTCTGGATCGCGACGGCCTGGCTGGCCACCGGCCTGTTCATCGCGCCGGCCGTCTCGGGTCGCGAGCCGAGGTTCCAGCGGCTGGGCGTGAACTTCCTCTTCCTCTGCCTGCTGATCATCGTGGTCGGCAGCCTGTTGGGCCAGTGGATGGCGACCCGCCAGCGGATGGGGCTGGAGGCGAATTTCTGGTTCGGCCACCAGGGCTATGAATACGTGGACCTCGGCCGGTTCTGGCAGCTCTTCCTCGCCGTCGGCCTGTTCCTCTGGCTGGGGCTGATGACCCGGGCGATCTGGCCGGCGCTTCGCATCGACTCGGCGAACCGGAACCTGCTGGCGCTGTTCCTCCTGGCCTCGGCGGCGATCCCGCTCTTCTACACGCCGGGCCTGATGTGGCACCGGCACACGCACCTGTCGATCGCGGAGTACTGGCGGTGGTGGGTCGTCCACCTCTGGGTGGAGGGCTTCTTCGAGGTCTTCGCGACGGTCGTGATCGCCTTCCTGTTCACCCGGATGGGGCTGCTGCGGCCGGCGACGGCGACCTCGGCGGTGCTCTTCTCCACGACGATCTTCCTCTCCGGGGGGATCATCGGCACGTTCCACCACCTGTACTTCACGGGCACGCCGCTCGCCGTCACGTCGCTGGGCGCGACCTTCAGCGCCCTGGAGGTCGTCCCGCTGGTCCTCATCGGCTTCGAGGCGTATGAGAACCTCACGCTGACGAGGGCCAGGCCGTGGGTCCGGGCTTACAGGTGGCCGATCTACTTCTTCGTCGCGGTGGCCTTCTGGAACCTCGTCGGTGCGGGGCTGTTCGGGTTCTTCATCAACCCGCCGATCGCGCTCTACTACATGCAGGGGCTGAACACGACGCCCGTCCACGGCCACACGGCGCTCTTCGGCGTGTACGGCATGCTCGGCATCGGCCTGATGCTCTTCTGCCTGAAGGGGCTGACGATCCATCGCGCCTGGAAGACCGGCAGCCTCGCGTTCGCCTTCTGGGCGATCAACGCGGGCCTGGCGCTCATGGTCCTGATGAGCCTGCTGCCGGTGGGCCTTCTCCAGACCTGGGCGAGCGTCGAGCACGGCACCTGGTACGCCCGCTCCGCCGAGTTCCTCCAGACACCGCTCATGAACCGATTGCGCTGGATGCGGGTCTTCGGCGACACCCTGTTCGCCGCCGGGGCGTTCGCGCTGGGCTGGTTCGTCCTCGGCCTGAAGACGGGCTGGTCGCTGGAGTCGGGGCCGGACGCCGTGGCCACGCTCTCGGCCGAGGGACGGCTCGACGCCACGGAACCGGCCCCCTCCGCCCGCTAG
- a CDS encoding RrF2 family transcriptional regulator: protein MISQTAEYALRAVVLLGNSAGEPLTTQQIARASRVPGGYLSKVLQSLGRAGLVEARRGLHGGYVLTKGLDELSVYDVVNSVDPLQRIHRCPLRLASHAGKLCPLHQRLDDAVAMLEEYFKQTTIGSLLKHASPDSPPPLCEVATLVGEMAPAGPAPSGH from the coding sequence ATGATTTCCCAGACCGCCGAATACGCCCTCCGGGCCGTCGTCCTGCTGGGGAACAGCGCGGGCGAGCCGCTGACGACGCAGCAGATCGCCCGGGCGTCGAGGGTGCCGGGCGGCTATCTGTCGAAGGTGCTCCAGTCCCTGGGCCGCGCCGGCCTGGTCGAGGCCCGGCGGGGCCTGCACGGGGGCTACGTGCTCACGAAGGGGCTCGACGAGCTCAGCGTGTATGACGTGGTCAACTCGGTGGACCCGCTCCAGCGGATCCACCGCTGCCCGCTCCGGCTCGCGTCCCACGCGGGGAAGTTGTGCCCGCTGCATCAACGGCTGGACGACGCCGTGGCGATGCTCGAGGAGTACTTCAAGCAGACGACGATCGGCTCCCTGCTGAAGCACGCGTCCCCCGACTCGCCTCCGCCGCTCTGCGAGGTCGCCACGCTCGTCGGCGAGATGGCCCCCGCCGGGCCGGCCCCGTCCGGGCATTGA
- the groES gene encoding co-chaperone GroES, whose product MNLKPLGDRVVVEREEAKETTAGGIVLPDTAKDKPQKGKVVAVGDGRVTKDGKRRELQVKVGDTVLFTSYAGEEFKLGGEKKVLLMREEDILAVVG is encoded by the coding sequence ATGAATCTCAAGCCACTCGGCGATCGCGTCGTGGTCGAGCGTGAAGAGGCCAAGGAGACGACCGCCGGCGGGATCGTGCTGCCCGATACCGCGAAGGACAAGCCCCAGAAGGGGAAGGTCGTGGCGGTGGGCGACGGCCGGGTCACCAAGGACGGCAAGCGCCGCGAGCTCCAGGTGAAGGTGGGCGACACGGTGCTGTTCACCTCCTACGCCGGCGAGGAGTTCAAGCTGGGCGGCGAGAAGAAGGTCCTCCTGATGCGTGAGGAAGACATCCTCGCGGTCGTCGGCTGA
- the groL gene encoding chaperonin GroEL (60 kDa chaperone family; promotes refolding of misfolded polypeptides especially under stressful conditions; forms two stacked rings of heptamers to form a barrel-shaped 14mer; ends can be capped by GroES; misfolded proteins enter the barrel where they are refolded when GroES binds), which translates to MAAKMIAFDQEARQAMQRGIAKLARAVKVTLGPRGRNVIIQKSFGSPTVTKDGVTVAKEIELDDKYEDMGAKMVKEVASKTSDVAGDGTTTATVMAEAIYNEGLKAVVAGVNPMLMKRGMDKAVADIVEQLHKLSTKVTNKTETEQVATVASNFDSEIGKMIAEATEKVGKDGVITVEEGKTLKTEVEWVEGMQFDRGYLSPYFVTSPGTMEAVLEDAYILIHEKKISVVKDLVPVLEKVAQTGKPLLIIAEDIEGEALATLVINKLRGTFRCAAVKAPGYGDRRKAMLEDIAVLTGGKPIFEALGIELENVGLRDLGQAKKVVIDKDNTTIIEGSGSHDAIKGRIEAIRREIKETKSDYDREKLEERLAKLAGGVAKINVGAATESEMKEKKARVEDALHATRAALEEGILPGGGVALLRASSTVKASGLSHDEEIGYQIIVRACSAPLYQISENAGQDGGVVVSKVGEGKGNFGYDALKDEYTDLVKAGIIDPTKVTRSALQHAASVSTLLLTSDALIADLPKDDEKKPAGGHGGYDDMY; encoded by the coding sequence ATGGCAGCCAAGATGATCGCGTTCGATCAGGAAGCGCGCCAGGCCATGCAGCGCGGGATCGCGAAGCTGGCCCGCGCGGTCAAGGTGACGCTCGGGCCCCGCGGCCGCAACGTCATCATCCAGAAGTCGTTCGGCTCGCCGACGGTGACGAAGGACGGCGTCACGGTGGCCAAGGAGATCGAGCTCGACGACAAGTATGAGGACATGGGCGCGAAGATGGTCAAGGAGGTCGCCAGCAAGACCTCCGACGTGGCCGGCGACGGCACGACCACCGCGACCGTCATGGCCGAGGCGATCTACAACGAGGGCCTCAAGGCCGTCGTCGCCGGCGTCAACCCGATGCTCATGAAGCGCGGGATGGACAAGGCCGTCGCCGACATCGTCGAGCAGCTCCACAAGCTGAGCACCAAGGTCACGAACAAGACCGAGACCGAGCAGGTCGCCACCGTCGCCTCCAACTTCGACTCCGAGATCGGCAAGATGATCGCCGAGGCCACCGAGAAGGTGGGCAAGGACGGCGTGATCACGGTCGAGGAGGGCAAGACCCTCAAGACCGAGGTCGAGTGGGTCGAGGGCATGCAGTTCGACCGCGGCTACCTGAGCCCCTACTTCGTCACCAGCCCGGGCACGATGGAGGCCGTCCTGGAGGACGCCTACATCCTGATCCACGAGAAGAAGATCTCCGTGGTGAAGGACCTGGTGCCGGTGCTCGAGAAGGTCGCCCAGACCGGCAAGCCGCTGCTGATCATCGCCGAGGACATCGAGGGCGAGGCCCTGGCCACCCTCGTGATCAACAAGCTCCGCGGCACCTTCCGCTGCGCCGCGGTGAAGGCCCCCGGCTACGGCGACCGCCGCAAGGCCATGCTCGAGGACATCGCCGTCCTGACCGGCGGCAAGCCGATCTTCGAGGCCCTGGGCATCGAGCTGGAGAACGTCGGCCTCCGCGACCTCGGCCAGGCCAAGAAGGTGGTGATCGACAAGGACAACACCACCATCATCGAGGGCAGCGGCAGCCACGACGCGATCAAGGGCCGGATCGAGGCGATCCGCCGCGAGATCAAGGAGACCAAGAGCGACTACGACCGCGAGAAGCTCGAGGAGCGGCTCGCCAAGCTCGCCGGCGGCGTGGCCAAGATCAACGTCGGCGCCGCGACCGAGAGCGAGATGAAGGAGAAGAAGGCCCGCGTCGAGGACGCGCTGCACGCCACCCGCGCGGCCCTCGAGGAGGGCATCCTCCCCGGCGGCGGCGTCGCCCTGCTCCGGGCCTCGTCCACCGTCAAGGCGTCCGGCCTGTCCCACGACGAGGAGATCGGCTACCAGATCATCGTCCGGGCCTGCTCCGCGCCGCTCTACCAGATCTCCGAGAACGCCGGCCAGGACGGCGGCGTCGTCGTCTCCAAGGTCGGCGAGGGCAAGGGCAACTTCGGCTACGACGCCCTGAAGGACGAGTACACCGACCTGGTGAAGGCCGGCATCATCGACCCGACCAAGGTCACCCGCTCGGCCCTCCAGCACGCCGCGTCGGTCAGCACCCTGCTGCTCACCTCCGACGCCCTCATCGCCGACCTGCCGAAGGACGACGAGAAGAAGCCGGCCGGCGGCCACGGCGGCTACGACGACATGTATTGA
- a CDS encoding response regulator: MNGDKAQLDSLSNRAGTSIGLKRRILVVDDNKDIALSTSWLLKLQGFEVETSYDGLDALQVAARFRPDVALLDVGLPGIDGHELSDRLREQFGDELLVILVTAYSCNDQPIARKPAFDHYFVKPLDFSVLLQLLS, from the coding sequence ATGAATGGGGATAAGGCTCAACTCGACAGTCTCTCGAACCGGGCCGGGACGAGCATCGGGCTGAAGCGTCGTATCCTCGTTGTCGATGACAACAAGGACATCGCGCTGAGCACATCCTGGCTATTGAAGCTCCAGGGATTTGAGGTGGAGACGTCGTACGACGGCCTGGACGCCTTGCAAGTCGCGGCCCGCTTCCGCCCCGACGTCGCGCTGCTGGACGTCGGGCTCCCGGGCATCGACGGCCACGAGCTGTCGGATCGCCTCCGCGAGCAGTTCGGGGACGAGCTTCTGGTGATCCTCGTGACGGCCTATTCCTGTAATGACCAGCCCATCGCCCGCAAGCCCGCATTCGACCATTACTTCGTCAAGCCGCTCGATTTCTCGGTGCTCCTCCAGCTCCTCTCCTGA